A window of Nodosilinea sp. FACHB-141 contains these coding sequences:
- a CDS encoding HEAT repeat domain-containing protein yields the protein MYTTDMDPEVAQWVELLRSPDLNERLVAAKTLQHLGDEDAIAPLLGALHDENPMVQEIAITALWEFANPIAINPLIECLSSPHENVRSEALSALKELVSTNDLMKLLDVLQVGNVHTQLNVLVLLRKIHDAQALPYVMPFFESENSDLREAAVITLRYLNQVVRCEPAVALAKDPNEAVRRATALTLGHLSDAAVVPLLCELLTSDPDWQVRRNAAQSLDILADPAAIASLVKAMDDPEWQVRKFTARALQKTPDIQALPVLIKSLADEYSDVRRDAATALGKLADTNALPALQQTLNDPDMDVRIFSQRAIDAIQKSQPETSNV from the coding sequence ATGTACACCACCGATATGGACCCTGAAGTTGCTCAGTGGGTTGAGCTGCTGCGATCGCCCGATCTCAACGAGCGCCTAGTCGCGGCCAAAACCTTGCAACACCTGGGTGATGAAGATGCAATCGCGCCCCTGCTCGGGGCGCTCCACGACGAAAACCCTATGGTGCAAGAGATCGCCATCACCGCTCTGTGGGAATTTGCCAACCCGATCGCCATCAACCCGCTGATTGAGTGCCTCAGCTCGCCCCACGAGAATGTGCGCAGTGAGGCGCTGTCGGCCCTCAAAGAGCTGGTCTCGACTAACGACCTGATGAAGCTGCTGGATGTGTTGCAGGTGGGCAATGTCCACACTCAGCTCAACGTGCTGGTGCTGCTGCGCAAAATTCACGATGCCCAGGCCCTGCCGTATGTCATGCCCTTCTTTGAATCGGAGAACTCCGATCTACGGGAGGCGGCGGTGATCACCCTGCGCTACCTGAACCAGGTGGTGCGCTGCGAACCGGCCGTGGCCCTGGCGAAAGATCCTAACGAGGCGGTGCGGCGAGCGACGGCGCTCACCCTAGGCCACCTCAGCGATGCGGCGGTGGTGCCGCTGCTGTGTGAACTGTTGACCAGCGACCCGGATTGGCAGGTGCGGCGTAATGCGGCCCAGTCGCTCGATATTTTGGCGGACCCGGCGGCGATCGCATCCCTAGTCAAGGCGATGGATGACCCCGAGTGGCAGGTGCGCAAGTTCACTGCCCGCGCCTTGCAGAAAACCCCAGATATTCAGGCTCTGCCGGTGCTGATCAAGTCCCTAGCCGACGAATACTCTGACGTGCGGCGCGATGCGGCCACGGCCCTGGGCAAACTGGCCGACACCAACGCTCTGCCCGCCCTGCAGCAGACCCTCAACGACCCCGACATGGACGTGCGGATTTTCTCCCAGCGGGCCATTGACGCCATCCAGAAGTCCCAGCCAGAAACCTCTAATGTCTAG
- a CDS encoding VWA domain-containing protein: protein MTQSKPAFPTVELIPLHGAIVTQQPMTLDVLVRITPPAVALKSDRVPLNLSLVIDRSGSMQGQKMHYAREAARFAVENLLPCDRISVVLFDDRIETLVPSTLATDKNTLLEKLRHVHSRGSTALHAGWVEGGVQVSQYLNPAQLNRVIVLSDGLANVGETRPDAIANDVHGLAQRGVSTTTLGIGNDYSEDLLAAMARSGDGNFFHIESADQLPTIFETELSGLAATLGQRVSLGVKPGNGVTVMDVLNDFEKTDTQRYKLPNLMVGSPIQVVVRLQVPALSRSCELMQVRLAWDDAEQPSRQVLRAGLELPLVSAEQFSDFPADAEVQEQVALLMAARARREAVMFSDRGDYTAATDSLSRVRVAMSAMPPSAMLMEEQATLEDLEGDYQSGAIARARKKAYSQAYNLSRSGKSQPRRSMDSK, encoded by the coding sequence ATGACCCAATCTAAACCAGCGTTCCCCACCGTCGAACTAATCCCGCTCCACGGAGCGATCGTTACTCAGCAGCCCATGACCCTAGACGTGCTGGTGCGGATTACGCCCCCGGCTGTCGCCCTCAAGAGCGATCGCGTGCCGCTCAACCTCAGCCTGGTGATCGATCGCTCCGGCTCCATGCAGGGGCAAAAGATGCACTACGCCCGCGAGGCCGCCCGCTTTGCCGTCGAGAATTTGCTGCCCTGCGATCGCATCAGCGTCGTACTCTTCGACGACCGCATTGAAACCCTGGTGCCTAGCACCTTGGCCACCGACAAAAACACTCTGCTAGAGAAGCTGCGTCACGTCCACTCGCGGGGCTCCACCGCGCTCCACGCCGGTTGGGTCGAGGGTGGCGTGCAGGTCAGTCAGTACCTCAACCCCGCCCAGCTCAACCGGGTGATTGTGCTCTCCGACGGGCTGGCCAATGTGGGGGAAACTAGACCGGATGCGATCGCCAACGACGTGCACGGCTTGGCCCAGCGCGGCGTCAGCACCACTACCCTAGGCATCGGCAACGACTACAGCGAAGACCTGCTCGCCGCCATGGCCCGCAGCGGCGACGGCAACTTTTTTCACATTGAGTCTGCCGATCAGCTGCCAACTATCTTTGAAACCGAGCTGTCGGGCTTGGCTGCCACCCTCGGCCAGCGGGTCAGCCTCGGCGTCAAGCCAGGCAACGGCGTCACGGTCATGGACGTGCTAAATGACTTCGAGAAGACCGACACCCAGCGCTACAAGCTGCCCAACCTAATGGTGGGGTCGCCGATTCAAGTGGTGGTGCGGCTGCAAGTGCCCGCCCTCAGCCGGAGCTGCGAACTGATGCAGGTGCGCCTGGCCTGGGATGACGCAGAACAGCCCAGTCGGCAGGTGCTACGGGCAGGGTTGGAACTGCCCCTGGTGAGTGCTGAGCAGTTTAGCGACTTCCCCGCCGATGCCGAGGTGCAGGAGCAGGTGGCGCTGCTGATGGCGGCCCGCGCCCGCCGTGAGGCCGTGATGTTCTCCGACCGGGGTGACTACACCGCTGCCACCGACTCCCTCAGCCGTGTCCGCGTCGCCATGTCTGCTATGCCCCCCAGCGCCATGCTGATGGAGGAACAGGCAACGCTAGAGGATTTAGAAGGCGACTACCAGAGCGGTGCCATAGCTAGAGCCCGCAAAAAGGCGTATTCCCAGGCCTACAACCTGTCGCGCTCGGGCAAGTCTCAGCCCCGGCGATCGATGGACTCTAAATAA
- a CDS encoding Mrp/NBP35 family ATP-binding protein, producing MSSHSSPFHRAAEALAEVAPSAEAIARKAEVIAQLKTLHEPTLGNDLVSLGMVRNLQVVDDYVYLRLYVGRHQLDLQEQVQTTLEQLPWCKKAYAQLCTIPGVRTTLAVSSGKGGVGKSTTAVNLAAALAETGAKVGLLDADIYGPNVPQMLGLGHSEVRVIDTPNGQRFVPLEAHGIKLMSVGLLAQGDHPLAWRGPVMHKILTQFLHEVDWGELDYLLIDLPPGTGDAQITIVQESPICGVVMVTTPQQVAVSDVRRSVHMFRQVGVPVLGLVENMSYLLCDHCGEPTPIFGSGGGAQIATELSVPLWGQVPIDPRICEQGDAGVPLPVKLPNAPLSKIFGQIALGLNATFGVKAGSSLAAVD from the coding sequence ATGTCTAGCCATTCCTCTCCCTTTCACCGCGCTGCTGAAGCTCTTGCTGAAGTGGCGCCCAGTGCCGAGGCGATCGCCCGCAAAGCCGAGGTTATTGCCCAGCTCAAAACCCTACACGAGCCCACCTTGGGCAATGACCTGGTCAGCCTGGGCATGGTGCGCAATCTGCAAGTGGTCGATGACTACGTCTACCTGCGGCTCTACGTGGGCCGCCACCAGCTCGACCTACAAGAGCAAGTGCAAACCACTTTAGAGCAATTGCCCTGGTGCAAAAAAGCCTACGCCCAGCTCTGCACCATCCCCGGGGTGCGCACCACCCTGGCGGTGTCAAGCGGCAAGGGCGGCGTGGGCAAATCGACCACGGCTGTGAACCTGGCGGCGGCCCTGGCCGAAACTGGGGCCAAGGTGGGGTTGCTGGACGCCGACATCTACGGCCCCAATGTGCCCCAAATGCTGGGTTTAGGTCATTCAGAAGTGCGCGTGATTGACACTCCCAACGGCCAGCGGTTTGTGCCCCTAGAGGCCCACGGCATCAAGCTGATGTCCGTCGGATTGCTGGCTCAAGGCGACCACCCGCTGGCTTGGCGCGGCCCGGTGATGCACAAAATTCTCACCCAGTTTCTCCACGAGGTGGACTGGGGTGAATTGGACTACCTACTGATCGACCTGCCCCCCGGCACGGGCGATGCCCAGATCACCATCGTCCAAGAAAGCCCAATCTGCGGCGTGGTGATGGTGACGACGCCGCAGCAGGTGGCTGTCTCCGACGTGCGCCGCAGCGTCCACATGTTTCGCCAGGTGGGGGTGCCAGTGCTGGGCCTGGTCGAAAATATGAGCTACCTGCTCTGCGACCACTGCGGCGAACCGACGCCGATCTTTGGCAGCGGCGGCGGTGCCCAGATCGCCACTGAGCTTTCGGTGCCGCTATGGGGCCAAGTGCCCATCGACCCCCGCATTTGTGAACAGGGCGATGCCGGCGTGCCCCTGCCGGTGAAGCTGCCCAATGCCCCCCTGAGCAAGATCTTTGGCCAGATTGCCCTGGGGTTAAATGCGACCTTTGGAGTAAAGGCAGGGTCGTCGCTGGCGGCGGTGGATTGA
- a CDS encoding ABC transporter ATP-binding protein has product MVQSQPQDVSSQQPLLRVLSSLRAHLWLTLGALISALLLVAAYAATPQLFRWAIDDGIAANNLTVVLQSGAGLVVAALARGLFNFGQSFCAEAMSQSVVYDLRNRIFSKIQTLSFSYHDQSQTSQLLTRVTSDIEQVRTFLSTSLVQVISGVVTLVAIAAILLIMNWQLALISLTVVPLAGWLMARFFNQNNLLFRQVQEQLSDLNAVLQENLLGVRVVKAFVREDAERDRYTQLNGELVAANMKTIRAIRNTFPFIFLVSNLVIVVVVGYGGVAVINEQFSVGELVAFNAYLLLILQPILLIGFAAPAIAGASSSAERVYEVLDAEVEIRDRPNAVPFTTCAGRITFENVSFRYPGTTTPALNGISFETKPNELIAILGMTGSGKSTVTNLIPRFYDVTAGSVRIDGRDVRDFTLESLRSRISTVFQETTLFSGTIFSNITYAKAGATLSEVVEAAKAAQIHDFVMTLPEGYDTLVGERGVGLSGGQKQRIAIARTLLTDYKVLILDDSTSAVDAQTAAQIQTALDDLMRRRTCTAFVVAQRISTVRTADRILLMDKGCLVAQGTHEYLMAHSSLYGAILESQVGAAPALT; this is encoded by the coding sequence TTGGTTCAGTCTCAGCCCCAAGACGTCTCCTCGCAACAGCCTCTGCTGCGGGTATTGAGCAGTTTGCGCGCTCACCTTTGGCTCACCTTGGGGGCGTTAATCAGTGCCCTGCTGCTGGTGGCGGCCTACGCGGCGACGCCGCAGCTGTTTCGTTGGGCTATCGACGATGGCATTGCCGCAAACAATTTGACGGTGGTGTTGCAAAGCGGGGCGGGGCTGGTGGTCGCGGCCCTAGCCCGAGGGCTGTTTAACTTTGGCCAGAGTTTTTGTGCTGAGGCGATGTCGCAGAGCGTGGTCTATGACCTGCGCAACCGCATCTTCAGCAAGATTCAAACCCTCAGCTTTAGCTACCACGACCAGTCTCAAACCTCGCAGCTGCTCACCCGAGTCACCAGCGACATTGAGCAGGTGCGCACCTTCCTCAGCACCAGCCTGGTGCAGGTGATTAGCGGGGTGGTGACGCTGGTGGCGATCGCCGCGATTCTCCTGATCATGAACTGGCAGCTGGCGCTGATCAGCCTGACGGTGGTGCCTCTGGCAGGGTGGCTGATGGCGCGATTCTTTAACCAAAACAACCTGCTGTTTCGCCAGGTGCAGGAGCAGCTCAGCGACCTCAACGCGGTCTTGCAGGAGAACTTGCTGGGGGTGCGGGTGGTTAAAGCCTTTGTGCGGGAGGATGCCGAGCGCGATCGCTACACCCAGCTGAACGGTGAGCTAGTCGCCGCCAACATGAAAACCATTCGAGCGATTCGCAACACATTCCCCTTCATCTTTTTGGTCAGCAACTTGGTGATTGTGGTGGTGGTGGGCTACGGCGGCGTGGCGGTCATTAATGAGCAGTTTTCGGTGGGGGAACTGGTGGCGTTTAACGCCTATCTGCTGCTGATTTTGCAACCGATTTTGCTGATTGGCTTTGCCGCCCCAGCGATCGCGGGGGCCTCATCCTCCGCCGAGCGGGTCTACGAGGTGCTCGATGCCGAGGTCGAAATTCGCGATCGCCCCAACGCCGTTCCTTTCACCACCTGCGCCGGTCGCATCACCTTTGAGAATGTATCGTTTCGCTATCCTGGCACCACCACCCCGGCCCTCAACGGCATTTCCTTTGAGACTAAGCCCAACGAGCTGATCGCCATTTTGGGCATGACCGGCTCGGGCAAAAGCACCGTCACAAACCTGATTCCCCGCTTTTACGATGTCACCGCTGGGTCGGTGCGCATCGACGGTCGTGACGTGCGCGACTTTACGCTGGAGAGTCTGCGATCGCGCATCAGCACGGTTTTTCAGGAGACTACTCTATTCTCGGGCACCATTTTTTCTAACATCACCTACGCCAAGGCTGGGGCCACCCTGAGCGAAGTGGTCGAAGCGGCCAAAGCCGCCCAGATTCACGACTTTGTCATGACCCTGCCCGAGGGCTACGACACGTTGGTGGGCGAGCGTGGGGTGGGGCTCTCAGGCGGGCAAAAGCAGAGAATTGCGATCGCCCGCACCCTGCTGACCGACTACAAGGTGTTAATTCTCGACGACAGCACCTCCGCCGTCGATGCCCAAACCGCCGCCCAAATTCAGACTGCCCTCGACGACCTGATGCGCCGCCGCACCTGTACCGCCTTTGTAGTAGCTCAGCGGATCAGCACGGTCCGCACCGCCGATCGCATTCTGCTGATGGATAAGGGCTGCCTAGTGGCTCAGGGCACCCACGAATATTTGATGGCCCATAGCTCGCTCTACGGCGCAATTTTAGAATCCCAGGTGGGTGCTGCTCCGGCTCTTACCTAG
- a CDS encoding MerR family transcriptional regulator has product MSTLQQIAKQQPEMVLDRFVEVTNDLLPQFLPDQGFGNRGQEPVNPRLVRHYTTQGWLDKPLKQGREARYTYRHLLQLLVLRRLLAEGYSTSSIGSLLGGQSDSALENILQGGVQIKVEAANPALAFLSQIRDRPAPFSPNRSQARSAPPSFQALPAAPAPAPAAPLLPPAALPPQTWTRLDILDGLELHVRQDFVAPATAYERDSLLQLIADHLAKLQSLQRPPP; this is encoded by the coding sequence ATGAGCACGTTGCAACAGATTGCCAAGCAACAGCCTGAGATGGTCTTAGATCGCTTCGTTGAGGTGACCAACGACCTGCTGCCGCAGTTTTTGCCCGACCAGGGTTTTGGTAATCGCGGGCAAGAGCCGGTCAACCCTCGGCTGGTGCGCCATTACACCACTCAGGGATGGTTAGACAAGCCCCTCAAGCAGGGGCGCGAAGCTCGGTATACCTACCGACATCTACTGCAATTGCTGGTGCTGCGCCGATTGCTGGCGGAAGGCTACAGCACCAGCTCCATCGGCAGCCTGCTCGGCGGCCAGTCTGACTCGGCTCTAGAAAACATCCTGCAAGGAGGTGTGCAAATCAAAGTTGAGGCCGCCAACCCAGCGCTGGCGTTTTTGTCTCAAATTCGCGATCGTCCCGCCCCCTTCTCACCTAATCGCTCACAAGCGCGGTCTGCTCCGCCGTCGTTTCAGGCTCTGCCTGCGGCTCCTGCCCCAGCCCCAGCTGCACCCCTCCTTCCGCCGGCGGCGTTGCCACCCCAGACTTGGACTCGTCTCGACATTCTCGACGGGTTAGAACTCCACGTTCGGCAAGACTTTGTCGCGCCAGCTACCGCCTACGAGCGGGATAGCCTGCTGCAACTGATTGCCGACCACCTCGCCAAACTCCAATCACTCCAAAGGCCACCACCATGA
- a CDS encoding fumarate reductase/succinate dehydrogenase flavoprotein subunit produces the protein MNIQYLKTDFLVVGGGTAGTMAGIKAKQASPESDVLILEKANIRRSGAIAMGMDGVNTAVIPGNSTPEQYVREITIANDGIVNQKAVYETGRLGFEVIQELESWGVKFQRDPEGNYDLKQVHRVGKYVLPMPEGKDLKKILARQVKRHKVNVTNRVMATRVMVQNGRVTGAVGLDVRNGNIVVIQAKAVVLCTGACGRLGLPASGYLYGTYENPTNAGDGYSMAYHAGAELTNIECFQINPLIKDYNGPACAYVASPFGAYTANAEGHRFINCDYWSGQMMLEVYKELHSGKGPVHLKMYHLDDDTINEIETILWDNERPSRGRFHEGRGESYRTHGVEMNISEIGLCSGHSASGVWVNERAETTVPGLYAAGDMASVPHNYMIGAFVYGRIAGENAMDYVRDLEHVEPDADFLATEQARIYAPLQQPDGVPHTQIEYKLRRLVNDYLQPPKSPHNMDIGLQKFVAYEETLGLMGARDPHELMRCMEVHFIRDCAEMAARASLFRKETRWGLYHYRLDYPERNNEEWFCHVNLKKGETGHMELFKRPVEPYIVDVDLVEEVYDVAVR, from the coding sequence GTGAACATTCAGTATCTTAAAACTGATTTTCTAGTCGTCGGCGGTGGCACCGCTGGTACGATGGCAGGCATTAAGGCAAAGCAGGCCAGCCCCGAGAGCGACGTGCTGATTTTAGAGAAAGCTAACATTCGCCGCAGTGGGGCGATCGCCATGGGCATGGACGGAGTTAACACCGCTGTCATTCCCGGCAACTCTACTCCCGAGCAGTACGTGCGCGAAATCACCATCGCCAACGACGGCATCGTCAACCAAAAAGCCGTCTACGAAACCGGGCGGCTGGGCTTTGAGGTGATTCAAGAACTGGAGAGCTGGGGCGTCAAGTTTCAAAGAGACCCCGAGGGCAACTATGACCTCAAGCAGGTGCACCGGGTCGGCAAGTACGTGCTGCCCATGCCCGAGGGCAAAGACCTGAAGAAAATTCTCGCCCGCCAGGTCAAGCGCCACAAGGTCAACGTCACCAACCGGGTGATGGCCACCCGCGTCATGGTGCAAAACGGTCGCGTCACCGGGGCCGTGGGCCTCGACGTGCGCAACGGCAACATAGTGGTGATTCAGGCCAAGGCCGTCGTGCTCTGCACCGGAGCCTGCGGTCGCCTGGGTCTGCCCGCCTCAGGCTACCTCTACGGCACCTACGAAAACCCCACCAACGCGGGCGATGGCTACTCCATGGCCTACCACGCCGGGGCCGAGCTGACCAACATCGAGTGCTTCCAGATCAACCCGCTGATCAAAGACTACAACGGCCCCGCCTGCGCCTACGTGGCCAGCCCCTTCGGAGCTTACACCGCCAACGCCGAGGGCCATCGCTTTATCAACTGCGACTACTGGAGCGGCCAGATGATGCTGGAGGTCTACAAAGAGCTGCACTCCGGCAAAGGCCCGGTACACCTGAAGATGTACCACCTCGACGACGATACCATCAACGAAATCGAAACCATTCTGTGGGATAACGAACGGCCCAGCCGAGGCCGCTTCCACGAAGGCCGAGGTGAGAGCTACCGTACCCACGGCGTCGAGATGAACATTTCTGAAATTGGCCTGTGCAGCGGCCACAGCGCCTCGGGCGTCTGGGTGAACGAGCGGGCCGAGACCACAGTCCCCGGCCTCTACGCGGCGGGCGACATGGCCAGCGTGCCCCACAACTACATGATTGGAGCCTTTGTCTACGGCCGCATCGCGGGCGAAAACGCCATGGACTACGTGCGCGATCTGGAGCATGTCGAACCCGACGCCGACTTTCTCGCCACTGAGCAGGCCCGCATTTACGCGCCCCTGCAGCAGCCCGACGGCGTGCCCCACACCCAGATTGAGTACAAACTGCGCCGCCTAGTCAATGACTACCTGCAACCGCCCAAGTCGCCCCACAACATGGACATCGGCCTGCAAAAATTCGTCGCCTACGAAGAAACCCTCGGCCTCATGGGTGCCCGCGACCCTCACGAGCTGATGCGCTGCATGGAGGTGCACTTCATCCGCGACTGTGCCGAAATGGCCGCCCGCGCCTCCCTATTCCGCAAAGAGACCCGCTGGGGTCTCTACCACTACCGCCTCGACTATCCCGAGAGGAACAACGAGGAATGGTTCTGCCACGTCAATCTGAAGAAAGGCGAAACCGGCCATATGGAGCTGTTTAAGCGTCCGGTAGAGCCCTATATCGTCGATGTCGATCTGGTCGAGGAAGTTTACGACGTTGCCGTCCGGTAG
- a CDS encoding LysR substrate-binding domain-containing protein, with translation MEIYQLKVFLEVARCLSFTEAADTLNLTQPAVSAKIKCLESELETPLFRRLGRRIELTQVGEYLLEEGPSLVDLESRLVAKIEEIKQGKFSTLKIGCMPDMLSNWLPSVLYEYRRLHPDVQTRCLQFDAVEPLYRAIKTGEVDIGVSDLSFSTFDEISEVAIGSVHYSLVVSSSHQLAQRPWLSLKELTDQAWVLPPEGVPGRIVLQKRMQELGLNLTDFAHVEIVDAASLMRTYLLQGHYLGFASDFEFQMECEAGLLRRIPLEEFALGTPLFLLMAKRLGRALGLAGQPAGRGGLGLEPIRQFVAMVQSQAAVTQGSSQGPSMPKPMDAPLAASIDRKVPRFQAPNFLVRSGSTSGTETINLTIGTQNRTIQTVTAGLIIQRLGLLEHFLPREGRYSGVQYRLRWSDYGSGAPIVAGLEAQQIDIGVLGDYPLLLSAAGDSTAPAAGTRLISFVASNLDGTGNDIIVPQHSTLDCIDDLAGRVIAVPFGSAAHSMVMRSLHHRQILNAVTLTALEQAQPQRSGRGSAQVDGYAYFAPFHEIAKHKGQFRRLLHENLDGLPTFHGVVIRADLAEQYPEIAVAYLRSLLAAQYWYDTQPMATTLVSRWVNMDAAIVAKTLRASTSDRADVVYLPETQLRTDWLQAHIRQLGQIAGQEHLGQINLNRWMQPEFLERAIASL, from the coding sequence ATGGAAATTTACCAGCTAAAAGTATTTTTAGAAGTGGCTCGCTGCCTGAGTTTCACTGAAGCCGCCGACACATTAAACTTAACTCAGCCGGCAGTAAGCGCCAAAATCAAGTGCCTAGAGTCTGAGCTTGAAACCCCGCTTTTTCGGCGTTTAGGGCGACGGATAGAGCTGACTCAGGTAGGAGAATATCTGCTAGAAGAGGGGCCTAGTCTGGTAGATTTGGAAAGCCGATTGGTAGCTAAGATTGAAGAGATCAAGCAGGGGAAATTTAGCACCTTAAAAATTGGCTGCATGCCCGATATGCTGAGCAACTGGCTGCCGTCGGTGCTGTACGAATATCGCCGACTCCATCCCGATGTGCAAACTAGATGTTTGCAGTTTGATGCGGTCGAACCGCTGTATCGCGCCATTAAGACTGGCGAGGTCGATATTGGGGTCTCAGATCTGAGTTTTTCGACCTTTGATGAAATTTCAGAGGTTGCGATCGGCTCGGTTCACTATTCTCTAGTGGTGTCGAGTAGCCATCAGCTCGCTCAGCGTCCCTGGCTCAGTTTAAAGGAGTTGACTGACCAGGCTTGGGTCTTGCCGCCCGAGGGCGTTCCAGGTCGTATTGTGCTGCAAAAGCGCATGCAGGAATTGGGACTCAATCTCACCGATTTTGCCCATGTCGAAATTGTCGACGCGGCCAGTTTGATGCGCACCTATTTGCTTCAGGGGCACTACCTGGGGTTCGCCTCTGACTTTGAATTTCAGATGGAGTGTGAGGCCGGGCTGCTGCGCCGCATTCCTTTAGAAGAGTTTGCTTTGGGCACGCCCCTATTTTTGCTGATGGCCAAGCGTCTGGGTCGGGCTTTGGGCTTGGCGGGTCAACCCGCAGGCCGGGGCGGTTTGGGGCTAGAGCCAATCCGCCAGTTTGTGGCTATGGTTCAGAGCCAGGCCGCTGTCACACAGGGCAGTTCTCAAGGGCCGTCCATGCCTAAGCCGATGGACGCACCGTTGGCTGCATCCATTGATCGAAAAGTGCCCCGGTTTCAGGCTCCAAACTTTTTGGTGCGCTCTGGTTCCACCAGCGGCACCGAGACCATCAACCTCACCATTGGCACCCAAAACCGCACGATTCAAACCGTCACCGCTGGGCTAATTATTCAGCGGCTGGGTTTGCTGGAGCATTTCTTACCGCGCGAGGGCCGCTACAGCGGTGTGCAGTATCGGCTGCGCTGGTCTGACTATGGTTCGGGGGCACCGATTGTGGCCGGGCTCGAGGCTCAGCAGATCGACATTGGAGTGTTGGGCGATTACCCACTGCTGCTGAGTGCAGCGGGGGATAGCACGGCCCCAGCGGCGGGCACTCGGCTGATCAGTTTTGTTGCCAGCAACCTCGATGGCACCGGCAACGACATCATCGTGCCGCAGCATTCGACCCTCGACTGCATTGACGACTTGGCGGGGCGGGTGATTGCGGTGCCCTTTGGCTCGGCGGCTCACAGTATGGTGATGCGATCGCTCCACCACCGCCAAATTCTCAACGCCGTCACCCTCACCGCCCTCGAGCAGGCCCAGCCCCAGCGATCGGGCCGCGGCTCTGCCCAGGTGGATGGCTATGCCTACTTCGCCCCCTTCCACGAAATTGCCAAGCACAAGGGCCAGTTTCGTCGCCTGCTGCACGAAAACCTAGACGGTTTGCCCACCTTCCACGGCGTGGTGATTCGCGCCGACCTAGCCGAGCAGTATCCCGAGATCGCCGTCGCCTACCTGCGATCGCTGCTGGCCGCTCAGTATTGGTACGATACCCAGCCCATGGCCACCACGCTGGTCAGCCGCTGGGTAAATATGGACGCCGCCATTGTGGCCAAAACCCTGCGCGCTAGCACGAGCGATCGCGCCGATGTGGTTTATCTGCCCGAAACCCAGCTGCGCACTGACTGGCTCCAGGCCCACATTCGCCAGCTAGGCCAAATTGCTGGGCAAGAGCACCTGGGGCAAATCAACCTCAATCGCTGGATGCAGCCCGAGTTTTTGGAGCGGGCGATCGCGTCGCTTTAG
- a CDS encoding ferredoxin family protein has protein sequence MALTTQRVDVPVIVDESKCLEKCNACIEVCPLDVLVKNPETGKAYMKYDECWFCLPCEKECPTGAITVQIPFLLR, from the coding sequence ATGGCCCTAACTACCCAACGCGTTGATGTACCTGTCATCGTCGATGAATCGAAATGCCTTGAGAAATGCAACGCCTGCATTGAAGTCTGCCCTCTAGACGTGCTGGTTAAGAATCCCGAGACCGGCAAAGCCTACATGAAGTACGACGAGTGCTGGTTCTGCCTGCCCTGTGAGAAGGAATGCCCCACGGGGGCGATTACGGTGCAGATTCCTTTCCTGTTGAGGTAG